Proteins from a single region of Phycisphaeraceae bacterium D3-23:
- a CDS encoding GDSL-type esterase/lipase family protein has translation MKRYRIFFIFVLLLTVRHASAQPTANADAATQPALELPWVLSSGMVVQRDQPMPVWGSADPGDDITVAFAGQTKRTTADAEGAWRIELDALPASARARAMTITAGGQTRVLTDVLVGEVWVCAGQSNMWWPLSSSIAGENAAARVAQSQTLRLLDPQPTVELGRSVWPLEDVLALTPERYFAVGRWSHGDSAAAGRFSAVGAFFGLYLQEHLDVPIGLIDVAVGGTPTEAWVPRDVVLANEATADLEENFLGSAHAQDFVRDRPLVHLRQWDQAGRPGETPEHPFRPGFLYDAAIAPLAGLPIAGVLWYQGESNAEDAEMHDALFTMAVASWRAAFGRDDLPVYWAQLPELNREMWPEFRESQQRLADSIPHTGMAVTIGLGHPTDVHPRDKGPVGERLARLALSQVYGKDIAYQGARYIRVFREGSELVLWHANMGLEIKPDPDAPHHGFWVAGEDRVFHPADRARAEANQLFVGSAAVETPSAIRYAWEANTTATLFNAEGLPAAPFRTDDWDTIRVACVGDSITFGSTINNPASNSYPSQLSRLVGPLFDVRNFGVPGASVVNGLIQPRSGWDRGYIGQMAYQRSAVFEPDLVIINLGINDVTNEAFDIDEFVADYTALIEAYRGLPSEPNVIIWHKLAPLFPGQAFYEHPRLALIQQALDRVVAETGVETLDMHTPLEGEADRFADKIHPDAQGAGIIADVTRDKLEAMGVPVAIESQPTESREEE, from the coding sequence ATGAAGCGATACCGAATCTTCTTCATTTTTGTTCTTCTGCTCACGGTCCGGCACGCATCGGCTCAGCCGACCGCGAACGCGGATGCAGCGACTCAGCCCGCCCTTGAGCTGCCGTGGGTGTTGTCGAGTGGGATGGTGGTCCAGCGTGACCAGCCGATGCCCGTGTGGGGCAGTGCCGACCCGGGCGACGACATCACGGTGGCGTTCGCCGGGCAGACGAAACGGACCACCGCCGACGCGGAGGGCGCGTGGCGGATCGAGCTTGACGCGCTGCCCGCGAGCGCTCGGGCCCGGGCGATGACGATCACGGCCGGGGGCCAGACGCGCGTGCTGACGGATGTGCTGGTTGGGGAGGTGTGGGTGTGCGCCGGGCAGTCGAACATGTGGTGGCCGCTGAGCTCATCTATCGCCGGCGAAAACGCAGCGGCACGTGTCGCGCAATCGCAAACACTTCGCCTGCTGGACCCGCAGCCGACCGTGGAGCTTGGGCGCTCGGTCTGGCCGCTGGAGGATGTGTTGGCGTTGACACCCGAGCGTTACTTCGCGGTGGGCCGCTGGTCGCATGGTGACTCGGCTGCGGCGGGCCGGTTCAGTGCTGTGGGCGCGTTCTTTGGTTTGTATCTGCAAGAACACCTCGATGTGCCCATTGGCCTGATCGACGTGGCGGTAGGCGGGACACCGACCGAGGCGTGGGTGCCGCGCGATGTGGTCTTGGCGAACGAAGCGACGGCGGACCTCGAAGAAAACTTCCTCGGCTCCGCGCATGCGCAGGACTTCGTGCGCGATCGGCCGCTGGTGCACCTGCGTCAGTGGGACCAGGCGGGCCGACCGGGCGAGACCCCCGAGCACCCGTTCCGGCCGGGGTTCCTGTACGACGCCGCGATCGCGCCGCTGGCCGGCCTGCCGATCGCGGGGGTGCTGTGGTACCAGGGCGAGTCGAACGCGGAAGATGCGGAGATGCACGACGCGCTGTTTACGATGGCGGTCGCGTCGTGGCGCGCCGCGTTCGGGCGCGACGACCTCCCGGTCTATTGGGCGCAGCTCCCCGAGCTCAACCGCGAGATGTGGCCCGAGTTCCGTGAGAGCCAGCAGCGGCTTGCCGATTCGATCCCGCATACCGGCATGGCCGTGACGATTGGGCTGGGGCACCCGACGGATGTCCACCCGCGCGACAAGGGGCCGGTGGGGGAGCGGCTGGCGCGGCTGGCGCTGAGTCAGGTCTATGGGAAAGACATCGCTTATCAGGGGGCGCGATACATCCGCGTTTTCCGTGAGGGCAGTGAGCTCGTGTTGTGGCATGCAAACATGGGGTTAGAGATTAAGCCAGACCCCGATGCGCCACATCACGGCTTCTGGGTAGCTGGCGAAGACCGTGTGTTCCACCCAGCGGATCGTGCCCGGGCTGAGGCCAATCAGTTGTTCGTGGGTTCTGCTGCTGTCGAAACCCCCTCCGCAATCCGCTACGCCTGGGAAGCCAACACAACCGCAACACTCTTTAACGCCGAAGGCCTCCCCGCCGCGCCGTTCCGAACCGACGACTGGGACACGATCCGTGTCGCGTGTGTCGGCGACTCGATCACCTTCGGCAGCACGATCAACAACCCTGCCAGCAACAGCTACCCGTCACAGCTCAGCCGGTTGGTCGGCCCGCTGTTCGACGTGCGCAACTTCGGCGTGCCGGGGGCCAGTGTTGTCAACGGCCTCATCCAGCCGCGCTCGGGCTGGGACCGCGGCTACATCGGCCAGATGGCGTACCAGCGCTCGGCCGTGTTTGAGCCCGACCTCGTCATCATCAACCTCGGCATCAATGATGTCACCAACGAAGCATTCGATATCGACGAATTCGTCGCCGACTACACCGCGCTGATCGAGGCCTACCGCGGACTCCCCAGCGAGCCGAACGTCATCATCTGGCACAAGCTCGCGCCGTTGTTCCCGGGCCAGGCGTTTTACGAACACCCCCGGCTCGCGCTGATCCAGCAGGCGCTCGACCGCGTCGTCGCGGAGACGGGCGTCGAGACACTGGATATGCACACGCCGCTTGAGGGCGAGGCCGATCGCTTCGCCGACAAGATCCATCCCGATGCTCAAGGGGCGGGCATCATCGCGGACGTGACGCGCGACAAGCTGGAGGCGATGGGCGTGCCGGTTGCGATTGAATCACAACCCACAGAATCCCGAGAAGAGGAGTAA
- a CDS encoding AGE family epimerase/isomerase, with translation MTDLTPTNTAPALDAARLAQLRVDYRDALLNDTVPFWLDRCPDFVDPEHGGYMVARDRDGSLVDTDKGVWQQGRTAWLFATLYNTIEPRPEWLDAARSGVQFLEDHCFDDQDGRMWFHVARDGTPIRKRRYAFSESFAAIAFAAYAKATDDGRLAERALQCLDAFLNHVPAPKFTDARPTQGMGPPMIGLTTAQTLRETLGFDRADGIIDRAIETIERYFVKDDIRCVMETVGPNGEVIDHFDARMLNPGHAIEGAWFILHEAKHRGNDAHLIGLGCRMLDYMWDRGWDEAHGGILYFRDVYNKPVQEYWHDMKFWWPQNETIIATLLAYQLTGKQKYADMHTKIHDWAYKHFPDKEHGEWFGYLHRDGRISSPLKGNLWKGPFHMPRMQWTCANLVKELQESMV, from the coding sequence ATGACCGACCTCACACCGACCAACACGGCCCCCGCCCTCGACGCCGCGCGGCTCGCGCAGCTCCGCGTCGACTACCGCGATGCGCTGCTCAACGACACGGTCCCGTTCTGGCTGGACAGATGCCCCGACTTTGTCGACCCCGAGCACGGCGGGTACATGGTCGCGCGCGACCGAGATGGGTCGCTCGTCGATACCGATAAAGGCGTCTGGCAGCAGGGACGCACGGCGTGGCTCTTCGCAACGCTGTACAACACGATCGAGCCGCGGCCCGAGTGGCTCGACGCCGCGCGGTCGGGCGTGCAGTTCCTCGAAGACCACTGCTTCGACGACCAAGACGGCCGGATGTGGTTCCACGTCGCGCGGGATGGCACGCCGATCCGCAAGCGGCGCTACGCCTTCTCCGAGAGCTTCGCCGCCATCGCGTTCGCCGCGTATGCCAAGGCGACTGATGACGGCCGACTCGCCGAACGCGCGTTGCAGTGCCTCGACGCGTTCCTCAACCACGTCCCCGCCCCGAAGTTCACCGACGCCCGGCCGACCCAAGGCATGGGCCCGCCGATGATCGGCCTCACCACCGCACAGACGCTCCGCGAGACCCTCGGCTTCGACCGCGCGGACGGCATCATCGACCGGGCCATCGAAACGATCGAACGATACTTTGTTAAAGACGATATCCGATGCGTCATGGAAACCGTCGGCCCCAACGGTGAGGTCATCGACCACTTCGACGCCCGCATGCTCAACCCCGGCCACGCGATCGAGGGCGCGTGGTTCATCCTCCACGAAGCCAAGCACCGCGGCAACGATGCGCACCTGATCGGCCTGGGCTGCCGGATGCTCGACTACATGTGGGACCGCGGCTGGGACGAAGCGCACGGCGGCATCCTCTACTTCCGTGACGTCTACAACAAACCCGTCCAGGAATACTGGCACGACATGAAGTTCTGGTGGCCCCAGAACGAGACGATCATCGCGACGCTGCTCGCCTACCAGTTGACCGGCAAACAGAAGTACGCCGACATGCACACGAAGATCCACGACTGGGCCTACAAGCACTTCCCCGACAAAGAGCATGGTGAGTGGTTCGGCTACCTCCACCGCGACGGCCGCATCAGCTCGCCACTGAAAGGCAACCTCTGGAAGGGCCCGTTCCACATGCCCCGGATGCAGTGGACCTGCGCGAACCTCGTTAAAGAACTTCAAGAATCGATGGTATGA
- a CDS encoding sodium/solute symporter (Members of the Solute:Sodium Symporter (SSS), TC 2.A.21 as described in tcdb.org, catalyze solute:Na+ symport. Known solutes for members of the family include sugars, amino acids, nucleosides, inositols, vitamins, urea or anions, depending on the system.) — protein MPKPAHALFAIALLLLAAWAPAARAQTQTTWDVLPAVPDEVGFAGGFAGVSGDALIFAGGANFAPPVFENDKVWHDRVFVLPTPDGDWVEAGPLPRALAYGMSVSYGGEVVCIGGDDAGRAYADVFALKWTGSELTTRELPALPEPVAYGGAALIGSTVYVVGGQHGESIETATNRAYAMDLAADSPAWERLPDMPDEAGVRAFNFVVAQHDGQGDKLYVFGGRHHHPGGVLDLAFLSDCWEFDPAQQTWRRRADSPVPLMAGSAVAFGQSHVLVTSYADGSALTAMIDSGIPTAEYDHPGFPKALYTYHTITDAWAQAGELPDGVMNQVTTTAVQWGDRIVVPSGEVMPRVRSPKVWSVSVKPHERAFGALNMGVLIVYLLAMVGVGVFFVFKNKNTDDYFRGGQNIPWWAAACSIYATMLSSLTYVALPALVFATDWVLYLGMFMILATAPIAIYVAMPFFRRIDATSAYEYLGKRFNLGVRLFGSGLFTLFHIGRMGIVMALTALALSAVTPLSPTAAVLIMGGLCLVYCTLGGIEAVIWTDTIQTFVLLGGAILCFIFILSGIDGGFGGFIDAGQANDKFKLVHLDFGGSSFTTLAVWVIIIGGLGQNLSSYTADQAVVQRYMTTKDTKAAAKSIWANGIMAIPGALLFFLIGTGLYAFYQSNPAKLDPTIQNDQVFPMFIASEIPAGVAGLIVAGIFAAAQSTVSTSMNSTATTVVTDFMRPFDVCETERGYLNAARALTFTMGLLGTLAGLIFVNPDIFARMDLYFKVIGMFMGALGGLFILGVLTRRANGMGALIGILLGVVAMFLVWKFTDVSGYLYTTIGIASCLVIGYVVSFVTPRDEHDLAGLTLFTMKQNATPQPAASGQHDA, from the coding sequence ATGCCCAAACCCGCCCACGCCCTGTTTGCGATTGCCCTATTGCTACTCGCCGCGTGGGCCCCGGCCGCCCGGGCCCAGACCCAGACGACGTGGGACGTGCTGCCCGCGGTCCCCGATGAGGTGGGTTTTGCCGGGGGTTTTGCGGGGGTGTCGGGCGATGCGCTCATCTTTGCGGGCGGGGCGAACTTCGCGCCGCCGGTGTTTGAGAACGACAAGGTGTGGCACGATCGGGTGTTCGTGCTGCCCACGCCCGACGGCGACTGGGTCGAGGCGGGACCGCTGCCGCGCGCGCTGGCGTACGGCATGTCGGTGTCGTACGGAGGCGAAGTCGTCTGCATCGGCGGGGACGACGCGGGCCGGGCCTACGCCGATGTCTTCGCGCTCAAATGGACCGGCAGCGAACTCACGACCCGCGAATTGCCGGCGCTCCCCGAGCCCGTCGCCTACGGCGGCGCGGCGCTCATCGGCTCGACCGTCTACGTCGTCGGAGGGCAGCATGGCGAATCCATCGAAACCGCGACCAACCGCGCCTATGCCATGGACCTCGCGGCCGACAGCCCGGCATGGGAGCGTCTACCCGACATGCCCGATGAGGCGGGGGTGCGAGCGTTCAACTTCGTCGTCGCCCAGCACGACGGGCAAGGCGACAAGCTCTATGTGTTTGGCGGCCGTCACCACCACCCCGGCGGCGTGCTCGACCTCGCGTTCCTCAGCGACTGCTGGGAGTTCGACCCGGCCCAACAGACTTGGCGTCGTCGCGCGGATTCGCCCGTCCCGCTCATGGCCGGCAGCGCCGTGGCCTTCGGCCAGTCCCACGTCCTCGTCACCAGCTACGCCGACGGCAGCGCGCTGACCGCGATGATCGACTCGGGCATCCCGACCGCCGAGTACGACCACCCGGGTTTTCCCAAGGCGCTCTACACCTACCACACGATCACCGACGCCTGGGCCCAGGCCGGCGAACTACCCGACGGCGTGATGAACCAGGTGACGACCACGGCCGTGCAGTGGGGCGATCGCATCGTGGTCCCCAGCGGCGAGGTCATGCCCCGCGTGCGTTCGCCCAAGGTCTGGTCGGTGTCGGTCAAGCCCCACGAGCGTGCGTTCGGCGCACTGAACATGGGCGTGCTGATCGTCTATTTGCTCGCCATGGTCGGCGTCGGCGTCTTCTTCGTCTTCAAGAACAAGAACACCGACGACTACTTCCGCGGCGGGCAGAACATCCCGTGGTGGGCGGCGGCCTGCTCGATCTACGCGACGATGCTCAGTTCGCTGACGTACGTCGCGCTGCCGGCCCTGGTCTTCGCGACGGACTGGGTGCTGTACCTGGGCATGTTCATGATCCTGGCGACCGCGCCGATCGCGATCTACGTCGCGATGCCCTTCTTCCGCCGGATCGACGCGACCAGCGCCTACGAGTACCTCGGCAAACGCTTCAACCTCGGCGTGCGTTTGTTCGGCAGCGGGCTGTTCACGCTGTTCCACATCGGGCGGATGGGGATCGTCATGGCGCTGACGGCGCTCGCGCTCTCGGCCGTGACGCCGCTGTCGCCCACCGCGGCCGTGCTCATCATGGGCGGGCTGTGCCTGGTCTACTGCACGCTCGGCGGGATCGAAGCGGTGATCTGGACCGACACGATCCAGACGTTTGTGCTGCTGGGCGGCGCAATCCTCTGCTTCATCTTTATCCTCTCGGGGATCGACGGCGGCTTCGGCGGCTTCATCGACGCGGGGCAGGCCAACGATAAGTTCAAGCTCGTCCACCTCGACTTCGGGGGCAGCAGTTTCACGACCCTCGCGGTCTGGGTCATCATCATCGGCGGGCTCGGGCAGAACCTCAGCAGCTACACCGCCGACCAGGCCGTCGTCCAGCGGTACATGACGACGAAGGACACGAAGGCCGCGGCGAAGTCGATCTGGGCCAACGGCATCATGGCGATCCCCGGGGCGCTGCTGTTCTTCCTGATCGGCACCGGGCTCTACGCCTTCTACCAGAGCAACCCGGCGAAGCTGGACCCGACGATCCAAAATGACCAGGTGTTCCCGATGTTCATCGCCTCGGAGATTCCCGCTGGGGTCGCCGGGCTGATCGTCGCGGGGATCTTCGCGGCAGCACAGTCGACGGTATCGACGAGCATGAACTCGACGGCGACGACGGTGGTCACCGACTTTATGCGGCCGTTCGATGTGTGCGAGACTGAACGCGGCTACCTCAACGCGGCGCGGGCGCTGACGTTTACGATGGGGCTGCTGGGCACATTGGCCGGGCTGATCTTTGTGAACCCCGACATCTTCGCTCGGATGGACCTCTACTTCAAAGTGATCGGCATGTTTATGGGCGCACTGGGCGGGCTGTTCATTCTTGGTGTGCTGACACGCCGGGCCAACGGCATGGGCGCACTCATCGGCATCCTGCTCGGCGTCGTGGCGATGTTCTTAGTTTGGAAGTTCACCGATGTCAGCGGCTACCTCTATACGACGATTGGGATCGCGTCCTGCCTTGTCATCGGCTACGTCGTCAGCTTTGTTACACCGCGCGATGAGCACGACCTAGCGGGCCTGACGTTGTTCACAATGAAACAGAACGCTACGCCCCAGCCGGCGGCATCGGGTCAACACGACGCATGA
- a CDS encoding dihydrodipicolinate synthase family protein: protein MGLDIKGLISAPHTPFQADGSLAPDQVAPQADWLVRSGVVGAFIGGTTGEWCSMTTDERKTLFDAWGQSGAKIARIAHVGHNCQQDAAALSAHAAKLGFDAVSAVAPSFLKPGSAQAVADYFAPIAAAGDGLPFYVYHIPGLSGVSVPAHDQVAACAQHVPHFAGFKFTDPDLFAYARCMQRFGDRFEFMWGVDEILLAALPYGAQSAVGSTYNYAAPIYNSMIACYRAGDHDGARREAGRSVALVELLLEYGVMQAGKALMTLCGVECGPTRLPVPPITDAKRAELFERVQKSGLLDDVSRAASADNGRLQSTPTQ from the coding sequence ATGGGTCTTGACATCAAAGGACTGATCTCCGCACCGCACACCCCGTTCCAAGCGGACGGCTCGCTCGCACCCGACCAGGTCGCCCCCCAGGCCGACTGGCTGGTGAGGTCCGGCGTGGTCGGGGCGTTCATCGGCGGGACGACCGGCGAGTGGTGCTCGATGACGACGGACGAACGCAAAACGCTCTTCGATGCGTGGGGCCAGTCGGGCGCGAAGATCGCGCGCATCGCCCACGTCGGGCACAACTGCCAGCAGGACGCCGCCGCGCTGTCCGCGCATGCCGCGAAGCTTGGCTTCGATGCCGTCTCGGCCGTTGCGCCGTCGTTCCTCAAGCCGGGTAGTGCCCAGGCCGTCGCGGACTACTTCGCGCCGATCGCCGCCGCGGGCGATGGGCTCCCGTTCTACGTCTACCACATCCCCGGGCTCTCGGGGGTCTCGGTCCCCGCCCACGACCAGGTCGCGGCCTGCGCCCAGCACGTGCCGCACTTCGCGGGGTTCAAGTTCACCGACCCGGACCTGTTCGCCTACGCCCGCTGCATGCAGCGCTTCGGCGATCGCTTCGAGTTTATGTGGGGCGTCGACGAGATCCTCCTCGCCGCGCTGCCCTACGGCGCGCAGTCGGCCGTGGGCAGCACGTACAACTACGCGGCCCCGATCTACAACAGCATGATCGCGTGCTACCGCGCGGGCGACCACGACGGCGCACGCCGTGAGGCCGGGCGATCTGTCGCGCTGGTCGAGCTGCTCTTGGAGTACGGCGTGATGCAGGCGGGCAAAGCGCTCATGACCCTGTGCGGCGTGGAGTGCGGCCCGACGCGCCTGCCCGTCCCGCCGATCACCGACGCCAAGCGCGCCGAGTTGTTCGAGCGTGTCCAGAAATCCGGCCTGCTTGACGACGTCTCACGCGCCGCGTCGGCCGACAACGGCCGGCTGCAATCGACCCCCACGCAGTAA
- a CDS encoding exo-alpha-sialidase codes for MHRTMTLALVMTWTLTACSLAHSAQAQDPEPGDGTLLETGFEDVAAGAITELEGAGGTWRAPTGHAAIHTDHQKSGRQSLRILGGAERGVEFAIGLEEVPGSVVSFWAERWTSRGPFEFRVHGRINGRWRELFNGDAEVAVGGFNTHVQFAVPAGTDRLRFIATTPDNSGVMIDDLRIGDLIPMRIKSVNTLQPVSPALVGNRTNPVALIAVETVGMLEPITLQQLRINTAGTTDLGDVEAVEIYYTGTHRTLSNDVPDANFPEEARFGRTQRPGAELTFRGEQVLQEGVNYFWVSYTLKDSADIDGRVDAGCAWVRLDNSREQVVPDTVNPDGAQRLGVVMRTAHDDGIRAYRIPGMATTNHGTLIAVYDNRNHGWGDLPGDIDVGMSRSTDGGRTWEPMKIIMDMGNEDGAGLRGNGIGDPAVLVDTATNTIWVGALWSHGNRGWNGSGPGMTPEETGQFILVKSEDDGLTWSDPINITEQIKDPSWRLLLQGPGKGITMSDGALVFPAQFRDAQGLPHSTLIYSRDGGEHWEIGTGTWDDTTEAQVVELEDGVLMLNCRYNRQNRRVVRTSTDMGATWEEHPTTRDALTEPGSCMASLINVDRELGREYTGVLLFSNPASTAARQEMTIKASVDGGMTWPEDMQVLLDHGRGAGYSCLTMIDEHYVGIVYEGNRAHMTFQRIPLAELIGEKTE; via the coding sequence TTGCACCGTACGATGACACTCGCTTTAGTGATGACATGGACGTTGACGGCCTGCTCGCTCGCGCATTCGGCACAGGCGCAGGACCCCGAGCCGGGCGACGGCACGCTGCTCGAAACCGGCTTCGAGGATGTCGCGGCCGGCGCGATTACTGAGCTTGAAGGCGCGGGCGGCACGTGGCGCGCCCCCACAGGACACGCGGCGATCCACACCGACCACCAGAAGAGCGGCCGGCAATCGCTGCGTATCCTCGGCGGCGCGGAGCGTGGCGTTGAGTTCGCGATCGGGCTCGAAGAAGTCCCCGGCTCGGTTGTCAGCTTCTGGGCCGAGCGCTGGACTTCGCGTGGGCCCTTCGAGTTCCGTGTGCATGGCCGGATCAACGGCCGATGGCGCGAGCTGTTCAACGGCGACGCCGAGGTCGCGGTCGGCGGGTTCAATACCCACGTCCAGTTCGCAGTGCCCGCAGGGACCGACCGGCTGCGCTTCATCGCGACGACGCCCGACAACTCCGGCGTCATGATCGATGACCTGCGCATCGGGGACTTGATCCCCATGCGGATCAAGTCCGTCAACACGCTCCAGCCCGTCTCGCCCGCGCTGGTCGGCAACCGCACCAACCCGGTCGCGCTCATCGCCGTCGAGACCGTCGGCATGCTCGAACCCATCACGCTGCAGCAGCTCCGCATCAACACCGCCGGCACGACCGACCTGGGTGATGTCGAAGCGGTGGAAATCTACTACACCGGCACCCACCGCACGCTGAGCAACGACGTCCCCGACGCGAACTTTCCGGAGGAAGCACGCTTTGGCCGGACGCAGCGGCCCGGCGCGGAGCTCACGTTCCGAGGCGAGCAGGTGCTGCAGGAAGGCGTCAACTACTTCTGGGTCTCGTACACGCTCAAGGACAGCGCCGATATCGACGGCCGCGTCGATGCGGGCTGCGCGTGGGTCCGGCTGGACAACAGCCGGGAGCAAGTCGTGCCCGACACCGTCAACCCCGACGGCGCACAGCGCCTGGGCGTCGTCATGCGGACCGCGCACGACGACGGCATCCGTGCCTACCGCATCCCCGGCATGGCGACGACCAACCACGGCACGCTCATCGCCGTCTACGACAACCGAAACCATGGCTGGGGCGACCTGCCCGGCGACATCGACGTGGGCATGTCCCGCTCGACCGACGGCGGACGCACGTGGGAGCCCATGAAAATCATCATGGACATGGGCAATGAAGACGGCGCGGGGCTGCGTGGCAACGGCATCGGCGACCCGGCGGTGCTCGTCGATACCGCGACCAACACGATCTGGGTCGGTGCGCTTTGGTCCCACGGCAACCGCGGTTGGAACGGATCGGGCCCGGGTATGACCCCGGAAGAGACCGGCCAGTTCATCCTGGTCAAGAGCGAAGACGACGGGCTCACTTGGTCTGACCCCATCAACATCACCGAACAGATCAAGGACCCGAGTTGGCGGCTGCTGCTGCAAGGGCCGGGCAAGGGGATCACGATGTCCGACGGTGCGCTGGTGTTTCCCGCCCAGTTCCGTGACGCACAGGGCCTGCCCCACTCGACGCTGATCTACAGCCGAGATGGGGGCGAGCATTGGGAGATCGGTACCGGCACGTGGGACGACACCACCGAAGCGCAGGTCGTCGAGCTCGAAGACGGCGTGCTCATGCTCAACTGCCGATACAACCGGCAAAACCGCCGCGTCGTGCGGACGAGCACCGACATGGGCGCGACCTGGGAAGAGCACCCGACGACGCGCGACGCGCTGACCGAGCCGGGCTCGTGTATGGCGTCGCTCATTAATGTTGACCGTGAGCTTGGCCGTGAGTACACCGGCGTGCTGCTGTTCAGCAACCCCGCATCGACCGCCGCGCGTCAGGAGATGACGATCAAGGCCTCGGTCGACGGCGGGATGACCTGGCCCGAGGACATGCAGGTCCTGCTCGACCACGGCCGGGGCGCGGGCTATTCGTGCTTGACCATGATCGACGAGCACTACGTCGGCATCGTCTACGAAGGCAACCGCGCCCACATGACGTTCCAGCGTATCCCGCTGGCGGAGCTGATCGGAGAAAAGACCGAGTAG
- a CDS encoding DUF1559 domain-containing protein, with amino-acid sequence MKQSSTSSRRAFTLIELLVVISIIALLIAILLPALGAAREAARQSQCQSNVKNHALALAAYETDHKSILPSRRVENSAGTGTGTSLYLTHGKGGSVRRGDWGADVRPLNPYLSGSGGKMSELSELAISNCPADDGHNNNGGGNISYYDDFGTSYPLAMHAGLHDLTDPNLNNGEGGMSFDKIVNPTRMVSVAEHDALVVAWSTGVPFGFDIGGWHLRRGSDNSVFVTGFADGHGEIIDVENVGDLDGDGWTFDEYERSGRTPPTP; translated from the coding sequence ATGAAACAATCCTCCACTTCTTCCCGCCGCGCCTTCACCCTCATCGAGCTGCTCGTGGTGATCTCCATCATCGCGCTGCTCATCGCGATCCTCCTGCCCGCGTTGGGCGCGGCGCGTGAAGCCGCTCGTCAAAGCCAGTGCCAGAGCAACGTCAAGAACCACGCCCTCGCGCTGGCCGCGTATGAGACCGACCACAAGTCCATCCTGCCTTCAAGGCGCGTTGAGAACTCGGCCGGAACCGGGACGGGCACCAGCCTGTACCTCACACACGGCAAGGGCGGCAGCGTCCGCCGCGGCGACTGGGGCGCGGACGTCCGGCCACTGAACCCCTACCTCTCCGGGTCGGGCGGGAAGATGTCCGAGCTCTCCGAACTGGCGATCTCAAACTGCCCCGCCGACGATGGGCACAACAACAACGGCGGCGGCAACATCTCCTACTACGACGACTTTGGGACCTCCTACCCACTGGCGATGCACGCCGGGCTCCATGACCTCACCGACCCCAACCTCAATAACGGCGAGGGCGGGATGTCGTTCGACAAGATCGTCAACCCCACCCGCATGGTCTCCGTCGCCGAGCACGATGCGTTGGTCGTCGCGTGGAGCACCGGCGTCCCGTTCGGCTTCGATATCGGCGGCTGGCACCTGCGACGCGGGTCGGACAACTCCGTCTTCGTCACCGGCTTCGCCGACGGCCACGGCGAAATCATCGACGTTGAAAACGTCGGCGATCTCGACGGAGACGGCTGGACCTTCGACGAGTACGAGCGCTCGGGCCGCACGCCCCCGACGCCCTGA
- a CDS encoding PEP-CTERM sorting domain-containing protein: protein MKFQMMALLPAVALTGFASGAVIVDTLPANNQANLSADAGQTFTTGSLGAETNLATIVIEGPQGQASGAVLDYALALFVDTDGDHGTWDPGAVLGTSQFDSVVVGGATTTAFNFSGVTLADNTVYGFQYVDAGGNAVDGARMGLTNATAISDGTLFSAGGQVFGDAFDTAMQVRTTVPEPGSLALIGLGSLALLRRRRA from the coding sequence ATGAAGTTTCAGATGATGGCTCTCTTGCCTGCGGTCGCACTCACCGGCTTCGCCTCGGGCGCGGTGATCGTTGACACGCTTCCGGCCAACAACCAGGCGAACCTCTCGGCAGACGCCGGGCAGACGTTCACCACCGGCTCGCTGGGTGCCGAGACCAACCTCGCCACGATCGTGATCGAAGGGCCCCAAGGCCAGGCATCGGGTGCGGTGCTCGACTACGCACTGGCCTTGTTTGTCGATACCGACGGCGACCACGGCACGTGGGACCCCGGCGCGGTACTCGGCACCTCGCAATTCGATTCCGTCGTAGTCGGCGGCGCGACAACGACCGCCTTCAATTTCTCCGGCGTCACGCTGGCGGACAACACGGTCTACGGCTTCCAGTATGTCGACGCCGGCGGCAACGCCGTCGATGGTGCACGCATGGGCCTGACCAACGCGACGGCCATCTCGGACGGCACGCTGTTCAGCGCTGGTGGGCAGGTCTTCGGCGATGCCTTCGACACCGCGATGCAGGTCCGCACGACCGTCCCCGAGCCCGGCTCGCTCGCGCTGATCGGCCTGGGCAGCCTGGCGTTGCTGCGCCGCCGTCGCGCGTAA